The Vespula pensylvanica isolate Volc-1 chromosome 5, ASM1446617v1, whole genome shotgun sequence genome includes a window with the following:
- the LOC122629025 gene encoding transferrin-like: MKAHLLIILFVASTYVEGKYKFCGPESNNVCQSIEKGDSEIECSLVSDSAECAIRLANGEADFGIFNADALLLTYQFYSDEIVPIFGLRHRDKTQQKFEFQSVAVVPSDFSVEINSGFESLENAGLCHPGFSKAQWWNDYILKYFEKNTYKADCRENITAIENELENIRSFYGKACRPGDWASDVDFSDALKKKYPELCALCDDTTACKYTNEDKHGHIGALDCLTSRRGNVAYVALEYVHQYFKEDQKTQYQFLCPDGSLQNLTSNNPCAWIKQPWSAIVARKKVADELTTNFNRWFWGSKTYAVETWSESLKRFIEEDSVITNITKPTSLVTYLAEGRKEIRLSDVKTCGNVIRWCTTSILETAKCEWIAKEAIALGIEPKISCWQTNSTFECFRDIADNKADIITIDSNYGYLARKVYNLTSILYTDTKKQTMKDNMIMAVLRKPEDGNYPIKNFQQLKGHTACFPEYGAIAWLSFINTARMNRIISSGSCNYPKLLSNLFSGTCMPGINNSNHGNSIISSNIINKLCSVCPKKNDTDCTANSGNSYYGDEGALRCLNEGAGDIAFVEIGNIKKEKNNLNQYHILCKNGSLATTPGINLDKPELCALSVTIDSEVVSRKKNAEIDSLNAILSLLKLQDWLGHRINTERILHIYGKFNGTNDLLFKSSTIGLESTTSKIESVLAYKELFNHVDECSSAGLLMFSNITLIALVVISIYFII, translated from the exons ATGAAGGCTCACTTGCTGATAATACTTTTCGTTGCGAGTACTTATGTAGAAGGAAAAT ATAAATTTTGTGGGCCAGAATCAAACAATGTCTGTCAAAGCATAGAAAAAGGCGATAGCGAAATTGAATGCTCTCTTGTAAGTGATAGTGCTGAATGTGCAATACGTCTAGCAAATGGCGAAGCAGATTTCGGTATATTTAATGCAGATGCATTATTACTGACCTATCAATTCTATTCCGACGAAATCGTACCGATCTTCGGACTGAGGCACAGGGACAAAACTCAGc agaaattTGAATTTCAATCTGTGGCTGTAGTACCTTCAGACTTCTCTGTTGAAATTAACAGCGGTTTTGAAAGTTTAGAAAACGCTGGTCTTTGTCATCCTGGATTCAGTAAAGCACAGTGGTGGAACGAttacattttgaaatattttgaaaaaaacaCGTACAAAGCTGATTGTCGAGAAAATATAACTGcgatagaaaatgaattagaaaatattagatcGTTTTATGGTAAAGCCTGTAGACCAGGTGATTGGGCATCTGATGTTGATTTTAGTGATGCTCTTA agaagaaataccCTGAACTTTGCGCTTTATGCGATGATACGACTGCCTGCAAGTATACAAATGAAGATAAACATGGTCACATAGGTGCTTTAGATTGTTTAACATCGAGACGAGGAAATGTAGCGTACGTAGCACTCGAATACGTTCATCAATACTTCAAG GAAGATCAAAAAACTCAGTATCAATTTCTGTGTCCTGATGGATCCCTTCAGAATTTAACCAGTAACAATCCTTGCGCGTGGATCAAACAACCATGGAGTGCAATTGTTGCTAGAaa AAAAGTGGCAGATGAACTTACAACAAACTTTAATCGTTGGTTCTGGGGGTCAAAAACATATGCCGTTGAAACATGGTCAGaatctttaaaaagatttatagaaGAAGACAGCGtcattacaaatattacaaaaccTACGTCTTTAGTTACTTATTTGgcagaaggaagaaaggaaataagacTTTCAGACGTAAAAACTTGCGGCAATGTTATTCGTTGGTGTACTACAAGCATTCTCGAGACAGCAAAATGTGAATGGATTGCGAAGGAAGCGATAGCTCTTGGTATCGAACCGAAAATTTCTTGCTGGCAAACCAATTCAACATTCGAATGTTTCCGTGACATTGCTGATAATAAAGCCGATATCATTACTATCGACTCAAATTATGGATACTTAGCACGAAA AGTTTACAATTTAACATCCATACTCTATACTGACACCAAAAAACAAACGATGAAGGATAACATGATCATGGCTGTTCTTCGGAAACCCGAAGATGGAAACTATCCGATCAAGAATTTTCAGCAATTAAAGGGTCATACAGCTTGTTTCCCTGAATATGGTGCAATCGCTTGGTTGAGTTTCATTAATACTGCTCGAATGAATCGCATTATTTCGTCAGGCTCTTGCAATTATCCTAAACTCCTCAGTAATTTATTCTCTGGCACTTGTATGCCCGGTATAAACAACAGTAATCACGGGAACAGTATTATCAGCtcgaatattataaacaaGCTTTGTTCCGTTTGTCCGAAAAAGAATGATACTGATTGTACGGCAAATAGTGGCAATTCTTATTATGGCGATGAAGGAGCACTAAGATGTTTAAATGAAGGAGCCGGTGATATAGCTTTTGTTGAAAtcggaaatataaaaa aagagaaaaacaatcTCAATCAATATCACATTTTGTGTAAAAATGGTAGTTTGGCTACAACACCAGGAATAAATTTGGATAAACCAGAGCTTTGTGCTTTATCCGTAACCATCGATAGtgaa GTGGTTAGTCGAAAAAAGAATGCAGAGATCGATTCCTTGAACGCAATTTTATCCTTATTAAAACTTCAAGATTGGTTAGGACATCGCATTAATACAGAGAGAATACTCCATATCTATGGAAAATTTAATGGCACCAATGATCTTCTGTTTAAAAGCTCTACTATTGGTTTAGAATCCACAACATCAAAGATTGAATCTGTATTAGCTTATAAAGAACTTTTTAATCATGTTGACGAATGCTCATCAGCTGGATTACTaatgttttcaaatattactCTAATTGCATTAGTTgtaatttccatttattttataatataa
- the LOC122629026 gene encoding modular serine protease-like isoform X4: MSAALVLAILFWGKIINIALSEQTSSNSTTMFICTDGSQIPLINVCDGSFHCPDSSDETNKLCQHILCPSNMYRCAYGACVIRTSRCDGIKNCVDESDEAHCDFQSNETCSDREYQCSTSRLECIPITDVCNGYIDCSDKSDEDISLCREYFCPDHTFRCSNGGCVYQEVLCDGIKDCFDGTDEDPSICGAINCNGIECLQYKCRQDEFACENDRQCIPITKVCDGVRHCRDASDENSEMCIQRECQDNHYRCFYGACIPIEFICNLRPDCYDWSDEDEVLCGTVLPEGACRLPDPKTGTHYKTRNYSRYRPGEVVPEFTRLDYTCDADGWLEGSDSIYCQNNQWLPSIPICSNDNDMLHITCPPILESNGAIKRCESKWGPRKGWISCENSVPIGTNAFIECPMFYERQAGSTRIICLHDGTWSQAPLSCIPVCGIRKSSITLIVNGWEVQSEEYMPWQATLFSHENGQWRFFCGGTLIGERVVLTAAHCVWKTLPQTIRVAFGILSNTLDNVKANAQVFDIDKIEIQNSYQDHEGNYASDIALLILKMPVKINELVRPACIDLRSDFTLLEAEKNEDSGFVAVLYRYGYY, translated from the exons ATGTCCGCAGCATTAGTTCTCGCCATCCTTTTTTGGG gaaaaatcataaatatcgCTCTCAGCGAACAAACTTCGTCCAATTCAACAACCATGTTCATTTGTACCGATGGCAGCCAAATACCTTTGATCAATGTATGCGATGGTTCATTTCATTGCCCAGATTCTTCTgacgaaacaaataaattgtgTCAACATATACT TTGCCCTTCAAACATGTACAGATGCGCTTACGGAGCTTGCGTAATCCGTACATCACGATGCGATGGTATCAAGAATTGTGTCGACGAAAGCGATGAAGCTCATTGCGATTTTCAATCCAATGAGACATGCTCCGACAGAGAATATCAATGCTCTACGTCTCGGTTAGAGTGCATTCCCATCACAGATGTTTGTAATG GATATATCGATTGCTCGGATAAGAGTGATGaagatatttctctctgtcgagaatatttttgtcCTGATCATACATTTCGATGTTCAAATGGAGGCTGTGTCTATCAAGAAGTTCTTTGTGACGGTATAAAGGATTGCTTCGATGGCACCGACGAAGATCCGTCAATATGTGGAGCGATCAATTGCAATGGAATTGAATGCCTTCAATATAAATGCAG ACAAGATGAATTTGCTTGCGAAAACGATCGACAATGCATACCGATTACCAAAGTCTGTGATGGTGTTCGGCATTGCAGAGATGCTTCCGATGAAAACAGTGAAATGTGCATTCAACGAGA atGTCAAGACAATCATTACCGCTGTTTCTACGGCGCTTGCATTCCTATTGAATTCATCTGCAACTTACGACCAGACTGTTACGATTGGAGCGACGAGGATGAAGTCCTTTGCGGTACAGTTTTGCCCGAGGGTGCCTGTCGACTTCCTGACCCGAAAACAGGAACTCATTATAAGACAAGGAATTATTCACGATATCGACCTGGTGAGGTCGTTCCTGAATTTACTCGTTTGGATTACACTTGTGACGCCGATGGATGGTTAGAGGGTTCCGATAGTATTTATTGTCAAAATAATCAATGGCTACCTTCTATCCCAATTTGTTCTAATG ATAACGATATGTTGCATATAACTTGCCCACCGATTTTGGAAAGCAATGGAGCTATAAAGAGATGCGAATCAAAATGGGGGCCACGTAAAGGTTGGATTTCTTGTGAAAATTCTGTGCCTATTGGAACAAACGCCTTTATTGAATGTCCTATGTTTTATGAACGTCAAGCAGGATCCACTCGAATAATATGTCTTCACGATGGGACATGGAGTCAAGCACCGTTAAGCTGTATTCCTGTTTGTGGAATACGCAAATCTTCAA TTACATTGATTGTAAACGGTTGGGAAGTACAAAGCGAAGAATATATGCCTTGGCAAGCTACGCTCTTTTCGCACGAAAATGGTCAATGGAGATTCTTTTGCGGTGGTACGTTGATTGGCGAACGTGTAGTACTCACTGCCGCTCATTGCGTCTGGAAAACTCTTCCACAAACAATACGCGTTGCTTTTGGAATTCTTTCAAACACATTAGATAACGTAAAAGCGAACGCTCAAGTGTTTGATATTGATAAAATCGAGATTCAAAACTCGTACCAAGACCATGAAGGAAACTATGCTTCCGACATTGCACTTCTTATCTTGAAAATGCCGGTAAAAATAAACGAGCTTGTAAGACCAGCTTGTATAGATTTGCGGTCTGATTTTACTCTTCTGGAGgctgaaaaaaatgaagacaGTGGATTTGTGGCTG TTTTATATAGGTATGGGTATTACTGA